In Caproicibacterium amylolyticum, a genomic segment contains:
- a CDS encoding recombinase family protein, protein MQNFYGYMRVSTLEQNNERQRAELLRWGIIEKNLYSDKQSGKDFNRPEYQKLRRKIRRGDVLVVKSIDRLGRNYDDIQEEWRYIVKEKGADIVILDMPILDTRTNKDLIGTLISDIVLQLLSYVAQAEREFIRQRQAEGIAIAKAQGRHLGRRANALPEGFVEVYGKIQSRELTYQQAAEELGIPYDRLRGIIYRYRKAQKKA, encoded by the coding sequence ATGCAGAATTTTTATGGATATATGCGGGTATCCACACTGGAACAGAACAACGAAAGGCAGCGGGCAGAGTTGCTGCGCTGGGGTATCATTGAGAAAAACCTTTATTCAGACAAACAGTCCGGCAAGGATTTTAACCGGCCGGAGTACCAAAAGCTGCGAAGAAAAATTCGGCGTGGGGATGTGCTGGTTGTAAAGTCTATCGACCGCCTCGGCCGCAACTATGATGACATTCAGGAGGAATGGCGTTACATTGTTAAGGAAAAGGGCGCGGACATCGTGATTTTGGACATGCCGATTTTAGATACGCGAACCAACAAAGATTTAATCGGTACCCTGATTTCAGACATTGTGCTGCAGCTTTTGTCCTATGTAGCGCAGGCGGAACGGGAATTTATCCGTCAGCGGCAGGCGGAGGGAATCGCCATTGCAAAAGCACAGGGCAGGCACCTGGGGCGCAGGGCGAATGCGCTGCCGGAAGGCTTTGTGGAGGTTTATGGGAAAATCCAGAGCAGGGAGCTGACTTATCAGCAGGCTGCGGAAGAACTGGGCATTCCTTATGACCGGCTGCGGGGGATTATTTACCGTTACCGAAAGGCACAGAAAAAAGCGTAA
- the thiE gene encoding thiamine phosphate synthase produces the protein MKIDLTLYLVTCSDGLSEKDFLTKVEQACRGGVTLVQLREKKKSTREYLHLAKAVKEITDAYGIPLIIDDRADIAVACDAAGVHIGQEDLPVWAARKIVGNDKIVGTSAKTVAQALAAQKGGADYLGVGAIYPTTTKVITTLTPIAVLSDICRAVSIPAIAIGGLNLGNCQALKGVPIAGISVVSAIMKSENPEAAAQKLHAAVSDLLN, from the coding sequence ATGAAAATAGATCTCACCCTGTACCTCGTCACCTGCAGTGACGGACTTTCTGAAAAAGACTTTCTCACAAAAGTGGAGCAGGCCTGCCGTGGTGGAGTGACTCTGGTGCAGCTGCGGGAAAAAAAGAAATCCACCCGCGAATACCTGCACCTTGCAAAGGCCGTAAAAGAAATCACAGATGCTTACGGGATTCCCTTGATTATTGACGACCGCGCGGATATTGCGGTTGCCTGTGACGCCGCCGGCGTGCACATTGGGCAGGAAGATTTGCCTGTTTGGGCTGCCAGAAAAATCGTCGGCAATGATAAAATCGTGGGTACTTCCGCAAAAACCGTTGCGCAGGCACTCGCCGCCCAAAAAGGCGGTGCGGACTACTTGGGTGTTGGCGCAATTTACCCAACCACAACCAAAGTAATAACCACTTTAACCCCGATTGCCGTACTCAGTGACATCTGCCGCGCGGTTTCTATTCCCGCAATCGCCATCGGCGGACTGAACCTCGGCAACTGTCAGGCTTTAAAAGGCGTGCCGATTGCCGGAATCTCAGTGGTCTCCGCGATTATGAAATCTGAAAATCCGGAAGCCGCTGCACAAAAGCTTCACGCCGCAGTTTCCGACCTGCTGAATTGA
- the thiM gene encoding hydroxyethylthiazole kinase codes for MDIRQQVQDTAPLIHCITNPISINDCANVILAVGAKPIMAEHPREVSEITAAAQAVALNLGNITDARMESMLLSGRTAKKQQIPSILDLVGIACSSLRLDYAKHLIAECRPSVIKGNFSEIKALCGVPNASVGVDAGTYDRITLGTAPQAGSLLKQLSAQTGAVAMATGEVDLISDGTLLCGISNGCSRMSLVTGTGCMLTALTAAFLSQGDAFGSAVLAAAMLGIAGELSQEVPGAGSFHIALLDHLSCLSNHVILERIHNTYFEWKRKQPK; via the coding sequence TTGGATATCCGCCAGCAGGTACAGGATACTGCCCCCTTGATTCACTGCATTACAAATCCGATTTCCATCAACGACTGCGCCAACGTCATTTTGGCAGTTGGAGCAAAGCCGATTATGGCGGAACACCCCAGAGAAGTCAGCGAAATCACGGCAGCCGCACAGGCAGTGGCATTGAACCTCGGCAACATCACCGATGCGCGCATGGAATCCATGCTGCTTTCCGGCCGAACCGCAAAAAAGCAGCAGATCCCCTCCATACTGGACCTGGTGGGCATTGCCTGCAGTTCACTGCGGCTAGACTATGCCAAGCACCTGATTGCGGAGTGCCGCCCAAGCGTCATCAAAGGCAATTTTTCGGAGATAAAAGCTCTCTGCGGCGTACCAAACGCCTCTGTTGGTGTAGATGCCGGCACGTATGACCGCATTACATTGGGAACCGCACCGCAGGCCGGCAGCCTGCTCAAGCAGCTTTCCGCACAAACAGGCGCCGTTGCCATGGCAACCGGCGAAGTAGACCTAATTTCTGACGGCACCCTGCTTTGCGGAATTTCCAACGGGTGCAGCCGGATGTCGCTCGTAACCGGCACCGGCTGCATGCTGACAGCACTGACAGCAGCTTTTCTTTCGCAGGGAGATGCGTTCGGCAGCGCTGTCCTTGCCGCTGCCATGTTGGGAATTGCAGGAGAGCTTTCGCAGGAGGTTCCCGGTGCAGGCAGCTTCCACATTGCTCTGTTAGACCACCTTTCCTGCTTATCGAATCATGTTATTTTAGAGAGGATACACAATACATATTTTGAATGGAAAAGGAAGCAGCCAAAATGA
- the thiW gene encoding energy coupling factor transporter S component ThiW, whose translation MKKSHVLKMVTMAFMIAVGVVISPILRIEGMCPMSSLINITCAVLFGPWYALGCAVIIGIIRMTLMGIPPLALTGAVFGAALSGILYRISNGKLIFAVLGEVIGTGIIGAVVSYPIMTFLWGRAGLTWIFYIPMFTGATLMGGAIALLFLTALQRGGTLIKMQKSLGAKIYARPAKVNL comes from the coding sequence ATGAAAAAAAGTCATGTATTAAAAATGGTCACCATGGCATTCATGATAGCCGTTGGTGTTGTCATCTCGCCAATCCTGCGCATTGAGGGGATGTGCCCCATGTCCAGCCTTATCAACATCACGTGTGCGGTCTTGTTTGGCCCATGGTATGCGCTTGGGTGTGCTGTGATTATCGGCATTATCCGAATGACGCTGATGGGCATTCCGCCGCTTGCGCTGACTGGTGCCGTATTCGGCGCAGCACTTTCAGGTATTTTGTACCGCATTTCCAATGGAAAGCTGATTTTTGCCGTACTCGGCGAAGTAATTGGTACCGGCATCATTGGGGCAGTCGTTTCCTACCCGATTATGACGTTCCTTTGGGGCAGAGCGGGGCTTACCTGGATTTTTTACATCCCGATGTTCACCGGAGCGACCCTGATGGGCGGCGCAATCGCATTGCTGTTCCTAACTGCTCTGCAGCGGGGCGGCACGTTAATAAAAATGCAAAAAAGTCTGGGGGCAAAAATCTATGCACGTCCAGCCAAAGTCAATCTCTGA
- the thiD gene encoding bifunctional hydroxymethylpyrimidine kinase/phosphomethylpyrimidine kinase, producing the protein MKTALTIAGSDSSGGAGIQADLKTMTVNGVYAMSAITALTAQNTTGVTDILEVPPQFLAEQLDAVFTDIFPDAVKIGMLASSDLIAVTAKKLTQYHAKHVVVDPVMISTSGFRLLQKAAVSVLTTRLLPLAEMVTPNIPEAELLSEIKITSEETTAAAAKEICRRFGCAVLLKGGHSVGGANDFLWNNGVGKWFCSSRIDNPNTHGTGCTLSSAIAANLAKGFDLEISVQRAKDYLSGAIADMLNLGRGAGPMNHAFDIKPAYKEEKD; encoded by the coding sequence ATGAAAACAGCATTGACGATTGCCGGCAGCGATTCCAGCGGAGGTGCCGGCATTCAGGCAGACCTGAAAACCATGACGGTGAACGGTGTTTACGCAATGAGTGCCATTACTGCGCTGACTGCTCAGAACACGACTGGCGTAACGGATATTTTGGAGGTTCCGCCGCAGTTTTTGGCGGAACAACTGGACGCTGTTTTTACCGATATCTTTCCGGATGCTGTAAAAATCGGCATGCTGGCTTCCAGTGATCTGATTGCGGTAACTGCGAAAAAGCTTACCCAGTATCACGCGAAACATGTTGTGGTGGATCCGGTGATGATTTCTACCAGCGGTTTCAGACTGCTGCAGAAAGCTGCGGTTTCTGTTTTAACGACCCGACTGCTGCCGCTGGCAGAGATGGTAACGCCGAACATTCCTGAAGCGGAGCTGCTTTCTGAAATTAAAATCACTTCCGAAGAAACTACCGCAGCCGCGGCAAAAGAAATCTGCAGGCGCTTTGGATGCGCTGTGCTGCTGAAAGGCGGGCACAGTGTGGGTGGAGCCAACGACTTTTTGTGGAACAACGGAGTTGGAAAGTGGTTTTGCAGCAGCCGGATTGATAACCCGAATACACACGGCACCGGCTGCACGCTTTCCTCCGCAATCGCGGCGAACCTTGCCAAAGGTTTTGACTTGGAAATTTCGGTACAGCGCGCGAAAGATTACCTTTCCGGTGCGATTGCCGATATGCTGAACCTGGGTCGCGGTGCCGGCCCCATGAACCATGCCTTTGATATTAAACCGGCATATAAAGAGGAAAAAGATTAA
- a CDS encoding AraC family transcriptional regulator — MDHDSLKEKIPHGDAMFPLMVHVFETDVCLQERIVSHWHAELEFLVVTRGCADFHIDAENYRVQKGDLLFVNTNRLHSATAVAKEPFCFFAVVFSPSLLGNYGNDSIWQKYVEPVLHNKVRFPEHIRPQENWEQEVLVLLTQVQNIYLQQETAYELLLKAKLYEMWYLLFAHSQSAQEATGLSDYRIVRIKAVLNYIQEHYRQKITLAELAAEFQMSEGQFCRFFRSMINLSTVEYINSCRISESGVLLQETDKEIGEIAGLVGFNNISYFNKTFRRYMHCSPTQFRQNGKRSET, encoded by the coding sequence ATGGACCATGATTCACTAAAAGAAAAAATACCGCACGGCGATGCCATGTTTCCGCTAATGGTACACGTGTTTGAAACAGACGTCTGCCTGCAGGAACGTATCGTTAGCCACTGGCATGCAGAACTGGAATTTTTGGTAGTTACCCGCGGCTGCGCGGATTTTCACATTGATGCCGAAAATTACCGTGTGCAAAAAGGTGACCTGCTTTTTGTAAACACAAACCGCCTGCACTCTGCCACCGCTGTGGCAAAAGAGCCCTTTTGCTTTTTCGCTGTTGTGTTCAGTCCCTCTCTACTGGGCAATTACGGTAACGACAGCATCTGGCAAAAATACGTGGAACCAGTGCTGCACAACAAGGTCCGTTTCCCGGAACATATTCGGCCGCAGGAAAATTGGGAACAAGAGGTACTTGTTCTGCTCACGCAGGTTCAGAACATCTATCTGCAGCAGGAGACAGCCTACGAACTGCTCCTCAAAGCAAAGCTTTATGAAATGTGGTACCTGCTGTTTGCGCACTCACAATCCGCCCAAGAAGCCACCGGACTCAGCGACTACCGCATTGTGCGCATCAAAGCAGTTTTAAACTATATACAGGAACATTACCGGCAGAAAATCACCCTGGCAGAACTGGCAGCGGAATTTCAAATGAGTGAGGGACAGTTCTGCCGCTTTTTCCGGTCAATGATCAATCTTTCAACAGTGGAATACATTAACTCCTGCCGCATCAGTGAAAGCGGCGTACTGCTGCAGGAAACTGACAAAGAAATCGGTGAAATTGCCGGTTTGGTCGGCTTTAACAATATCAGCTACTTTAACAAAACCTTTCGCAGGTATATGCACTGCTCGCCTACACAGTTCCGGCAAAACGGAAAGCGCAGCGAAACATAA
- a CDS encoding glycoside hydrolase family 31 protein, whose amino-acid sequence MSFFKENHALVFQKRGETLRIEAWGNNALRVRCAKFGRFNSCDWALSPAPEAVPEISIEEQQATIQNGKIRACVNFAGVLTFYKEDEQILQEYFRCYDGTVSRESRCTKVIAREFTPIVGGDYQLHVRFESDDREKIFGMGQYQHPYLDQKGCVLELAQRNSQVTVPFAVSSLGYGFLWNNPAVGRVSFGKNCTEWVAEATDQMDYWVTADDTPAAILQNYTAVTGRAPLMPENVLGLWQCKLRYRTQEEVLTVARKYKELGIPLDVIVIDFFHWIRQGDWGFDPQYWPDPKAMVDELHAMGTRVMVSVWPSVDRKCSHFEEMYEKGLLVTTEHGTIQTYDFNGDCVTFDAMNPEARDFIWKVCKENYTKFGIDFFWLDNAEPDYAVYDFANYRYYLGPALKVSNIYPLLYTKAFFDGQHSENRSDFVNLVRSAWAGSQKYAALVWSGDVPSTFEAFRDQIVGGLNIGLAGIPWWTSDIGGFMDGDGSDPAFVQLLIRWFQFAVFCPALRMHGDRDPHNIPPLDDKDFGGGYLYTGQPNELWSYGEEAFAIMKKYLQLRLKLKPYLVQLSKEAHETGAPMMRTMFYEFPQDEKCWNISDQYMFGSEYLVAPVLYADQTSREVYLPKGNWSALYSGKEYAGGTTITCSTPIDCIPVFRKK is encoded by the coding sequence ATGTCTTTCTTTAAAGAAAATCATGCGCTCGTTTTTCAGAAGCGGGGCGAAACTTTGCGCATTGAAGCGTGGGGAAACAATGCCCTGCGTGTGCGCTGTGCAAAATTCGGCCGCTTCAACAGCTGTGACTGGGCGCTTTCGCCCGCTCCGGAGGCTGTGCCGGAGATTTCGATTGAAGAACAGCAGGCAACCATTCAGAACGGCAAAATCCGTGCCTGTGTAAATTTTGCCGGTGTGCTTACGTTTTATAAAGAAGACGAGCAGATTTTGCAGGAATATTTCCGTTGCTATGACGGTACCGTCAGCCGCGAGAGCCGGTGTACAAAAGTAATCGCACGTGAATTTACACCAATCGTCGGCGGGGACTATCAGCTGCACGTGCGTTTTGAAAGCGATGACCGTGAAAAAATCTTTGGAATGGGGCAGTACCAGCATCCCTATCTGGATCAAAAGGGCTGTGTGCTGGAGTTGGCGCAGCGAAACTCACAGGTCACGGTGCCATTTGCCGTTTCCAGTTTGGGTTACGGCTTCCTGTGGAACAATCCGGCAGTGGGCAGAGTTTCTTTCGGAAAAAACTGCACCGAATGGGTTGCAGAAGCAACGGATCAGATGGACTACTGGGTTACTGCGGACGACACGCCCGCAGCCATTTTGCAGAACTACACGGCAGTTACCGGCCGCGCGCCGCTGATGCCGGAAAATGTGCTGGGACTTTGGCAGTGCAAACTGCGCTACCGCACACAGGAGGAAGTGCTGACCGTTGCCAGAAAGTACAAGGAACTCGGCATTCCGCTGGATGTTATTGTTATTGACTTTTTTCACTGGATTCGGCAGGGTGACTGGGGCTTTGACCCGCAGTACTGGCCTGACCCGAAAGCAATGGTGGACGAGCTGCACGCCATGGGTACGCGCGTCATGGTTTCCGTCTGGCCGTCGGTTGACCGCAAGTGCAGCCACTTTGAGGAAATGTATGAAAAAGGTCTGCTGGTCACTACGGAACACGGTACGATTCAGACCTACGATTTTAACGGTGACTGCGTTACCTTTGATGCCATGAATCCAGAAGCGCGGGACTTCATCTGGAAAGTCTGCAAGGAGAATTACACAAAGTTCGGCATTGATTTCTTTTGGCTGGACAATGCGGAGCCGGATTACGCGGTGTATGACTTTGCAAATTACCGCTATTACCTTGGACCGGCGCTGAAGGTCAGCAATATCTATCCGCTGCTGTATACAAAAGCCTTTTTCGACGGACAGCACAGTGAAAATCGTTCTGACTTTGTCAACCTTGTGCGCAGTGCATGGGCAGGCAGCCAAAAATATGCGGCATTGGTCTGGTCCGGTGATGTGCCCAGCACCTTTGAAGCTTTCCGTGATCAGATTGTGGGCGGTTTGAACATCGGTCTTGCGGGCATTCCGTGGTGGACTTCCGACATTGGCGGTTTTATGGACGGCGACGGCAGTGATCCGGCCTTCGTACAGCTGCTGATTCGCTGGTTCCAGTTTGCTGTGTTCTGCCCGGCACTGCGTATGCACGGTGACCGCGACCCGCACAACATTCCTCCGCTGGATGACAAAGACTTTGGCGGAGGCTACTTGTACACTGGTCAGCCGAATGAACTTTGGAGCTACGGCGAAGAGGCATTTGCAATCATGAAGAAGTATTTGCAGCTGCGCTTGAAGCTGAAGCCGTATTTGGTACAGCTTTCAAAAGAAGCGCATGAAACAGGTGCACCCATGATGCGTACCATGTTTTATGAGTTCCCGCAGGATGAAAAGTGCTGGAACATCAGTGACCAGTATATGTTTGGCTCGGAATATCTGGTGGCACCGGTGCTGTACGCTGACCAGACCTCCAGAGAAGTCTATTTGCCAAAGGGCAACTGGAGTGCACTGTATAGTGGTAAAGAGTACGCAGGAGGTACAACGATTACGTGCAGTACGCCGATTGACTGTATTCCTGTTTTTCGTAAAAAGTAA
- a CDS encoding methyl-accepting chemotaxis protein, with protein MVQENLAALKAQRTALEYHSPKTSADTLSFLKTTANQYDAFSNGMYIGYTNGKFLGVTFTPDASYDPRVRDWYKVGIQSDDFTLGPAYLDADTKSYVVSASAKLKDKNGNVKGVAAADISLSAITKMIKPITIETTGGAFLVDTKTNTVIGAKEDSAVGVTLDKQTNGMYQFVANALKQKKTGIITYGSGNDSIYMDVAAIPNSSWTAVSYVPKNEIMSALDTLTRTLVIIAALSILILIALITLLVGRMVNKPVKELDSVARKIAEGQLNEKITFQSNDEFGELAFNFNKTVTRLRDYVNYIDEIADVLNEIANRNLNFNLKYDYAGEFSKVKVSLQNISESLSTTIRTIQQSAEQVASGSDQVSAGAQALSQGATEQASSVEELAATIDEISIQVRDNADKALHANASMKTVNSQLLESNSQMQEMIHAMSDISSSSDQISKIIKTIEDIAFQTNILALNAAVEAARAGEAGKGFSVVADEVRNLASKSAAASQSTSELIERSLQAVAHGSQIADETAKSLLNAVNGTNETAESINKIAETSHNQSDSITQITQGIDQISSVVQTTSATSEESAAASEELSGQAQMLKDMVEQFQLSGETAAAVSVTASSTASVPTTIDNSADYDGVSQMSTSSKY; from the coding sequence ATGGTACAGGAGAATCTTGCGGCACTGAAGGCACAGCGCACAGCGCTGGAGTACCACTCACCTAAAACGAGTGCCGATACGCTCAGTTTTTTAAAAACTACTGCAAACCAGTACGATGCTTTCTCAAACGGGATGTACATTGGCTATACAAATGGCAAATTCCTGGGCGTTACCTTTACACCTGATGCCAGTTATGATCCACGTGTAAGAGACTGGTACAAGGTTGGTATACAATCAGACGACTTTACCCTGGGGCCTGCTTATTTAGATGCTGACACCAAAAGTTATGTGGTCAGTGCCTCTGCTAAACTGAAAGACAAAAACGGCAATGTCAAAGGTGTTGCCGCAGCAGATATCTCTTTGAGCGCTATTACAAAAATGATAAAGCCGATTACCATTGAAACTACCGGTGGTGCATTTTTGGTGGACACAAAAACCAACACGGTAATTGGTGCCAAAGAAGATTCCGCTGTAGGCGTAACACTGGACAAACAGACCAACGGCATGTACCAGTTTGTGGCAAATGCACTGAAACAGAAAAAAACCGGCATTATCACCTACGGCAGCGGAAACGACAGCATTTATATGGACGTAGCTGCCATTCCGAACAGCAGTTGGACTGCAGTTTCCTATGTTCCCAAAAATGAGATCATGAGTGCACTGGACACGCTGACCCGCACATTGGTAATTATTGCAGCCCTGTCCATTCTGATTCTGATTGCTCTCATTACTCTGCTCGTCGGCCGCATGGTCAACAAACCTGTTAAAGAACTTGACAGCGTTGCCAGAAAAATTGCCGAAGGACAATTAAATGAAAAAATCACTTTCCAATCCAATGATGAGTTTGGCGAGCTGGCTTTCAATTTCAACAAAACAGTTACACGGCTGCGGGATTACGTAAATTACATAGATGAAATCGCCGATGTGCTCAATGAAATTGCTAACAGAAACTTAAATTTCAATTTAAAATATGATTACGCCGGCGAGTTTTCTAAAGTAAAAGTATCCCTGCAAAATATTTCCGAGTCGCTTAGCACCACAATCCGCACGATTCAGCAGTCAGCAGAGCAAGTTGCAAGCGGCTCTGATCAGGTATCTGCAGGTGCACAGGCCCTCAGCCAAGGTGCAACGGAACAGGCCTCTTCTGTAGAAGAGTTGGCGGCAACAATCGATGAAATTTCCATACAAGTACGCGACAATGCCGACAAAGCACTGCACGCAAATGCCAGCATGAAAACTGTGAACAGTCAGCTGCTGGAAAGCAACAGTCAAATGCAGGAAATGATTCACGCCATGTCTGACATCAGCAGCAGTTCTGACCAAATCAGCAAGATCATTAAAACGATTGAAGACATTGCTTTCCAAACGAATATACTTGCACTTAACGCCGCGGTAGAAGCAGCGCGTGCCGGCGAAGCAGGTAAAGGCTTCTCTGTAGTCGCTGATGAAGTCCGCAACCTGGCCAGCAAATCCGCAGCGGCTTCCCAGAGTACATCGGAACTGATTGAGCGCTCACTGCAGGCTGTTGCACATGGTTCACAAATAGCAGATGAAACCGCTAAGTCGCTGCTCAATGCTGTAAATGGTACCAATGAAACCGCCGAAAGTATCAACAAGATTGCAGAAACGTCACACAACCAGTCTGATTCCATTACGCAGATTACGCAAGGAATCGACCAGATTTCCAGTGTTGTACAAACAACGTCCGCTACTTCCGAAGAGTCCGCCGCTGCATCCGAAGAACTTTCCGGTCAGGCTCAGATGCTGAAGGATATGGTTGAACAGTTCCAACTGAGCGGTGAAACTGCAGCTGCTGTCTCTGTCACTGCTTCCAGCACTGCCAGTGTACCGACCACAATAGACAACAGCGCAGATTATGATGGAGTCTCCCAGATGAGCACTTCCAGCAAATACTGA
- a CDS encoding flavodoxin family protein — MNQKKMLAILASPRKNGKVADMLAAAVEQGEKCGYKVSVINVYERQISPCTGCMACRSGKSCPIADDMQEISSLLQESDFTVIATPTYWANIPAPLKLLFDRTAGLMMSENAAGIPHGRMKPTQKFLLLTACSTPFPFNWLCGQSSGCIHAMYEVLHTSGMRMAGKVILAGSKGLQSVPPKTIRKIRRLVK, encoded by the coding sequence ATGAACCAGAAGAAAATGCTCGCTATTTTGGCGTCCCCGCGCAAAAACGGCAAAGTTGCAGACATGCTCGCCGCCGCAGTGGAACAGGGGGAAAAATGCGGCTATAAAGTTAGCGTAATCAATGTGTATGAAAGACAGATTTCCCCCTGCACTGGCTGCATGGCCTGCCGCAGCGGGAAAAGCTGCCCCATTGCGGACGATATGCAGGAAATTTCGAGCCTGCTGCAGGAAAGCGACTTCACGGTAATCGCCACACCGACTTATTGGGCAAACATACCCGCGCCGCTGAAACTGCTGTTTGACCGTACTGCCGGATTGATGATGTCCGAAAATGCTGCCGGTATACCACACGGAAGGATGAAACCGACACAGAAATTTTTACTGCTGACCGCGTGCAGCACACCGTTTCCGTTTAATTGGCTGTGCGGGCAAAGCAGCGGCTGCATTCACGCCATGTATGAGGTTCTCCACACCTCAGGAATGCGCATGGCGGGCAAAGTGATTCTGGCAGGTTCCAAAGGATTGCAATCAGTCCCGCCAAAAACGATTCGGAAAATCCGGCGGCTGGTAAAATAA
- a CDS encoding sigma factor has product MKKELRSEEFLRDTMDRFTKTVYLLALSQVHRSEDAEDICQDVFLRLLQDDTFFF; this is encoded by the coding sequence ATGAAAAAAGAACTGCGTTCGGAGGAGTTTCTGCGGGACACAATGGATAGGTTCACAAAAACGGTTTATCTACTGGCACTCAGTCAGGTACATCGCAGCGAGGATGCAGAGGATATTTGTCAGGATGTGTTTCTGCGCCTGCTGCAGGACGATACATTTTTTTTCTGA
- a CDS encoding RNA polymerase sigma factor, which translates to MCFCACCRTIHFFSDEEHLKAWLLRVTLNRCRDFFRLAFNRKRDPLEENRTEKEAPPLENDVWESVDSLPPKLRAVVHLHYAEGYSCEEIAGILNCTCTAVNSRLHRARKQLKLELTDSEQTVLKPEGNQHEKSTQCL; encoded by the coding sequence ATGTGTTTCTGCGCCTGCTGCAGGACGATACATTTTTTTTCTGACGAGGAGCATCTGAAAGCATGGCTGCTGCGCGTGACGCTGAACCGCTGCCGGGATTTCTTTCGGCTGGCGTTTAATCGCAAGCGCGATCCGCTGGAGGAGAACCGTACAGAAAAAGAGGCACCGCCGCTGGAAAACGATGTGTGGGAAAGTGTGGACAGTCTGCCGCCGAAGCTGCGTGCGGTGGTTCACCTGCACTACGCGGAGGGCTACTCCTGTGAAGAAATTGCGGGTATTTTAAACTGTACCTGCACAGCGGTGAACTCCCGCCTGCACCGGGCGCGTAAACAGTTGAAGCTGGAATTGACAGACAGCGAACAAACAGTATTGAAACCGGAGGGAAACCAGCATGAAAAATCTACACAATGCTTATAA